From the Ferviditalea candida genome, one window contains:
- the iolG gene encoding inositol 2-dehydrogenase, whose translation MKDTIRCAVLGLGRLGCWHAENLASKVKGAKLVSVADTIPEHAEKTARELKAERWTNDPENVFADPDIDAVVIATPTGTHADMALRAAKNGKHIFVEKPLTRYLKEADEVIETVRENRVLCQVGFMRRFDPAYAEANRRIAAGDIGKPIYFKAVSRDPASPPAAFIRNSGGMFLDMAIHDYDAARFLLGAEVTSVAAHGSILVNEFMKQIGDVDQALTYLNFESGAAGDIESSRNALYGYDIRAEIIGTEGTIVIGSLRHRDVKLLTPKGGLHDIVPAFPERFRDAFQLEMSHFIEALRLGIMPAVTEKDGKAALEIATAAQLAIEIGRKVELGELKQIGEEINLGL comes from the coding sequence ATGAAAGACACAATTCGCTGCGCCGTTCTGGGATTGGGCAGACTCGGCTGCTGGCATGCGGAGAATTTGGCTTCCAAGGTGAAAGGCGCCAAGCTCGTCAGCGTCGCGGATACGATCCCTGAACATGCAGAGAAGACGGCCCGTGAGCTGAAAGCGGAGCGCTGGACGAACGATCCTGAGAACGTGTTTGCGGATCCCGATATCGATGCTGTTGTCATCGCGACGCCAACCGGTACTCACGCGGACATGGCGCTCCGAGCGGCGAAAAACGGCAAGCACATTTTCGTGGAAAAACCGTTAACCCGCTACTTGAAGGAGGCGGACGAGGTCATTGAAACGGTCCGAGAGAACCGGGTCCTGTGCCAGGTCGGCTTCATGAGAAGGTTTGACCCTGCATACGCCGAAGCCAATCGACGAATTGCGGCGGGTGACATCGGAAAACCGATTTATTTTAAGGCCGTCTCCCGCGATCCCGCTTCCCCTCCGGCAGCGTTCATCAGGAACAGTGGCGGCATGTTTCTGGATATGGCGATACACGATTATGACGCGGCGCGTTTTCTGCTGGGTGCTGAAGTAACAAGCGTCGCGGCTCACGGAAGCATACTCGTGAACGAATTTATGAAGCAGATCGGCGATGTTGACCAAGCCTTGACCTATCTGAATTTCGAATCCGGAGCAGCGGGAGACATCGAGAGCAGCCGCAACGCTCTGTATGGTTACGATATCCGCGCGGAGATTATCGGTACTGAAGGTACGATCGTCATCGGTTCGCTTCGTCATCGCGACGTAAAACTGCTGACGCCTAAAGGTGGTTTGCATGATATCGTACCGGCGTTTCCGGAACGGTTCAGGGATGCCTTTCAACTGGAAATGAGCCACTTTATCGAAGCATTGAGATTGGGAATAATGCCGGCGGTTACGGAGAAAGACGGAAAAGCCGCGTTGGAAATAGCCACCGCCGCACAATTGGCTATTGAGATCGGCCGCAAGGTTGAACTGGGCGAGTTGAAGCAAATTGGCGAGGAAATAAATTTAGGGTTATAG
- a CDS encoding sugar ABC transporter ATP-binding protein, with the protein MSSEYILELTDITKEFPGVKALDQIRLKVRKGTVHALMGENGAGKSTLMKIIFGIYIPDKGSIKFKGEEIKLSGSKDALRRGISMIHQELTPVPLMTVAENIFLGRESTLGFGWINKKKMVEETRKLFESLQIDINPNAKMVDLSIANMQMVEIAAAVSYNADLIIMDEPTSAITDKEVEQLFQIIASLKSKGVSIIYISHKMGEIFRICDDITVFRDGQCIGTKSVNELNQEILIQMMVGREIKQVFHKDEAEIGEVMLSVKNLTRKGKFQNISFEVRRGEILGIAGLMGAGRTEVIESIFGIHPPDSGEFYIKGKKVEIKSPRDAIKNRMGLLTEDRKITGAFLPLTVKDNMIVSSINDYLNKFGLLKRQLVNDMCSAFVDRLSIKTPSLNQHIVNLSGGNQQKVLLARWLLNNPDILILDEPTRGIDVGAKSEIHKLMSRLAQTGKAIIMISSELPEILGMSDRIMVMHEGHKKGELNRAEASQEKIMELAYR; encoded by the coding sequence GTGAGCTCGGAGTACATTTTGGAGTTAACGGATATAACAAAGGAGTTTCCGGGGGTCAAAGCGCTCGACCAAATCCGGCTGAAGGTTCGCAAAGGCACCGTTCATGCGCTTATGGGCGAGAATGGGGCCGGCAAATCAACCTTAATGAAGATTATTTTTGGCATTTACATCCCGGATAAGGGATCAATCAAATTCAAGGGGGAGGAAATCAAACTCTCCGGTTCCAAGGATGCATTGCGGAGAGGAATCTCCATGATCCATCAGGAATTAACTCCGGTTCCGCTAATGACGGTCGCTGAGAATATTTTCTTGGGGCGTGAATCGACGCTTGGCTTTGGATGGATCAACAAGAAAAAGATGGTCGAGGAAACCAGGAAACTATTCGAATCTTTACAAATCGACATCAATCCCAATGCCAAAATGGTCGATCTCAGCATTGCGAATATGCAGATGGTGGAAATCGCCGCAGCGGTTTCATACAACGCCGACCTGATCATCATGGACGAACCGACTTCGGCCATTACGGACAAGGAGGTCGAGCAACTGTTCCAAATCATAGCTTCCCTAAAATCCAAAGGTGTGTCCATCATCTACATTTCCCACAAAATGGGTGAAATCTTCCGGATTTGCGACGACATCACCGTATTTAGGGATGGTCAATGTATCGGGACGAAGTCGGTAAACGAGTTGAACCAGGAAATATTGATCCAGATGATGGTAGGTCGGGAAATCAAGCAAGTATTCCACAAGGACGAAGCGGAGATCGGAGAAGTGATGCTTTCCGTGAAAAATCTCACCCGCAAGGGAAAGTTCCAGAATATCAGTTTTGAGGTGCGAAGAGGGGAAATCTTGGGGATTGCGGGGTTAATGGGAGCCGGAAGAACGGAGGTGATCGAAAGCATCTTCGGGATTCATCCGCCCGATTCTGGCGAGTTCTACATCAAAGGAAAAAAAGTGGAAATCAAATCTCCCCGGGATGCGATCAAGAACAGGATGGGATTGCTGACGGAGGACCGGAAAATTACCGGGGCCTTTCTTCCATTAACCGTGAAAGACAATATGATCGTGTCGAGCATCAATGACTACTTGAATAAGTTCGGATTGCTAAAAAGGCAACTGGTTAATGATATGTGCTCGGCTTTTGTCGATCGTCTCAGCATTAAAACGCCCAGTCTCAACCAGCATATCGTAAACCTTAGCGGAGGAAACCAACAGAAGGTGCTGTTGGCGAGATGGCTGCTCAATAATCCGGATATTCTCATTCTGGATGAACCGACAAGAGGAATCGACGTTGGCGCTAAATCGGAAATTCACAAGCTGATGTCCCGACTTGCCCAAACTGGTAAAGCGATTATTATGATTTCTTCCGAATTGCCGGAAATTTTGGGTATGAGCGATCGGATCATGGTTATGCACGAAGGCCACAAGAAGGGCGAACTCAACCGCGCCGAGGCCAGTCAAGAGAAAATTATGGAACTGGCTTACAGATGA